Proteins encoded by one window of Chryseobacterium foetidum:
- the ccsA gene encoding cytochrome c biogenesis protein CcsA, whose amino-acid sequence MKKLTDILISTRTMAVLLLVYAFSMAYATFLENDYGTPAAKALIYEAKWFELIMVLLILNFCGNIARYRLWKREKWPVLVFHLSFILIFIGGAITRYISFEGQMSIREGETTNEIVTDKHFFKIQIEEKGDILTYQDIPYLMSPLHKDFEANYEFHDKKIRVVAKDYIQRKKDSLVPNNNGVEYLHLVSTASTGRQNIYIKQGETKSVNGTLVSFGKAIEGAVEFALNGGQLMIKTPSDATYMTMATQATGSTVKDQFQPLVLRSLYTINDLKLVVPNGLRKGNLIAVEGDRKKDQNVPDQLTVEIQGPKTKQIVDLSVERGNPNAYKQVTMDGLNIMMGFGPKIYTTPFNIKLDDFVMETYPGSSSPSAYESHVKIIDEGKETPYKIYMNNVLNYKGYRFFQASYTPDRMGTLLSVNHDFWGTLISYIGYAFLFGGMFVMFFWKGTHFWKLNKMLKDISKKKATMLLLILLSLGLNAQKIEMHGKDDGSGEHVHSADDGHTHEVAPERSQQQNSLASPLTKMRNISPDEIISKNKISREHADKFGYLLVQNYEGRIVPINTQALDVLRKLYKKDKFKGTDGNYLTAEQWFISINTDTPSWTMVPLIKIDSKGGKELLKKTKADEDGYTSLMNLFPADANGNLTYILDEDFNTAFRKKPAEQSEYDKQVIKINEKVQIFNSFFSGQFMRIVPVKNDSNHTWNSWLDQKMEPDPESQKVMGPYFAEVLQAQKSGNWSRADGELKKLSDYQQKWGKAVVPSESKVNLEVFMNKVNINFALLIFYTFVGGFLIILGFVELFKPRKMLSIAIRAIIYIGIVGYFLHFLGLVGRWYISGHAPWSNGYEAIVFISWIGISAGLAFYFGFGKSSGDQTGDKALSEKKSFFSSKNNSNALIPAAGFMVAVIMMGFAHGGSALDQQITPLVPVLKSYWLIVHVAIIVSSYGFFALSMIIAVISLVFYIIADKKLFKFHNDTTLKELAIVSEMSLTIGLFTLTVGNFLGGIWANESWGRYWSWDPKETWAFISIMVYAFVLHMRLVPGLRSRWAVHVATMFAFCSMVMTYFGVNYYLSGLHSYAAGDPVPIPIWVYLGLATMLTLAIVSYIKFKALTKK is encoded by the coding sequence ATGAAGAAGTTAACAGACATACTGATTTCTACCCGAACGATGGCAGTACTTTTACTCGTATATGCCTTCTCCATGGCCTACGCCACCTTTCTGGAAAACGATTACGGAACGCCTGCTGCCAAAGCTTTGATCTATGAAGCAAAATGGTTTGAGCTGATCATGGTTTTGCTGATCCTCAATTTTTGTGGAAACATTGCCCGTTACCGTCTTTGGAAAAGAGAAAAATGGCCGGTTCTGGTTTTTCACTTGTCGTTTATTTTAATATTTATTGGTGGTGCGATTACCAGATACATCAGTTTTGAAGGACAAATGAGCATCCGTGAAGGTGAAACTACCAATGAAATTGTCACTGATAAACATTTCTTTAAAATTCAAATTGAGGAAAAAGGTGATATTCTGACGTATCAGGATATACCTTACTTAATGTCTCCGCTTCACAAAGATTTTGAGGCCAATTATGAGTTTCACGATAAGAAAATTAGGGTTGTTGCGAAAGATTATATCCAGAGAAAAAAGGACAGTTTAGTTCCCAATAATAATGGTGTTGAATATCTTCATCTGGTTTCTACAGCGAGTACAGGCAGACAGAATATTTATATTAAACAGGGTGAAACCAAATCTGTTAACGGAACTTTGGTTTCCTTTGGAAAAGCGATTGAAGGAGCTGTAGAATTTGCCTTAAATGGCGGACAGCTGATGATAAAAACCCCCTCTGATGCAACTTACATGACAATGGCAACTCAGGCAACGGGTTCTACAGTGAAAGATCAGTTTCAACCCTTAGTACTAAGAAGTTTGTATACGATTAATGACTTAAAACTGGTTGTACCCAACGGTTTAAGAAAAGGAAATCTGATTGCAGTGGAAGGCGACAGAAAAAAAGACCAGAACGTTCCGGATCAGCTTACGGTTGAAATTCAGGGGCCAAAAACCAAGCAAATTGTTGACTTATCCGTTGAAAGAGGAAATCCGAATGCTTACAAGCAAGTGACGATGGATGGTCTGAATATTATGATGGGCTTCGGACCGAAAATTTATACCACGCCATTCAATATTAAACTTGACGATTTCGTGATGGAAACTTATCCTGGAAGCTCGTCTCCGAGTGCCTACGAAAGTCATGTGAAAATTATTGATGAAGGTAAAGAGACGCCTTATAAAATCTACATGAACAATGTCTTAAACTATAAAGGTTACCGATTTTTCCAGGCAAGCTATACGCCAGACAGAATGGGAACCTTACTTTCTGTAAACCACGATTTCTGGGGAACTTTAATTTCTTATATCGGTTATGCATTTTTATTCGGAGGAATGTTTGTGATGTTCTTCTGGAAAGGAACTCACTTCTGGAAGCTCAATAAAATGCTGAAAGACATCAGCAAAAAGAAGGCGACGATGCTTCTTCTGATTCTTTTAAGCTTAGGCTTGAATGCTCAAAAAATAGAAATGCACGGCAAGGATGACGGAAGCGGAGAGCATGTGCACTCGGCAGATGACGGGCATACGCACGAAGTTGCCCCGGAAAGGTCTCAACAGCAGAACTCTCTGGCAAGTCCATTAACTAAAATGAGAAATATTTCTCCCGACGAGATTATTTCAAAAAACAAAATCAGCAGAGAACACGCAGACAAGTTTGGGTATCTTTTGGTGCAAAATTATGAAGGTAGAATTGTTCCGATCAATACGCAGGCTTTAGATGTTTTAAGAAAATTATACAAAAAAGATAAGTTTAAAGGCACTGACGGTAATTATCTTACAGCTGAACAGTGGTTTATTTCAATTAATACAGATACACCAAGCTGGACGATGGTCCCTTTAATTAAAATTGATTCTAAAGGCGGAAAAGAGCTGTTGAAAAAAACAAAAGCTGACGAAGACGGTTATACCTCGCTGATGAATCTGTTCCCGGCAGATGCCAACGGAAATTTAACTTATATTCTTGATGAAGATTTTAATACTGCGTTCAGGAAAAAACCTGCCGAGCAGTCTGAATATGACAAACAGGTTATCAAAATAAACGAAAAAGTACAGATCTTCAACAGTTTCTTCAGTGGGCAGTTTATGAGAATTGTTCCTGTGAAAAATGATTCCAATCACACATGGAATTCCTGGTTAGACCAAAAAATGGAACCGGATCCTGAATCTCAGAAGGTGATGGGACCTTACTTTGCAGAAGTACTTCAGGCGCAGAAATCTGGTAACTGGAGCAGGGCAGACGGTGAGCTTAAAAAACTTTCAGATTACCAGCAGAAATGGGGAAAGGCAGTTGTTCCCTCTGAATCTAAAGTGAATCTTGAGGTTTTTATGAACAAGGTTAATATCAATTTTGCGTTATTGATTTTCTACACGTTCGTTGGAGGATTTTTAATAATTCTGGGGTTTGTAGAACTTTTCAAGCCGAGGAAGATGTTAAGTATTGCCATCAGAGCGATTATTTATATTGGAATCGTTGGATACTTCTTACACTTTTTAGGTTTGGTGGGAAGATGGTATATTTCCGGTCACGCACCTTGGAGTAACGGTTATGAAGCGATTGTCTTCATCTCATGGATTGGAATTTCTGCAGGTCTTGCCTTTTATTTCGGTTTCGGAAAAAGCAGCGGTGATCAGACAGGGGATAAGGCACTTTCTGAAAAAAAGAGTTTTTTCAGTTCTAAAAATAATTCAAATGCATTAATCCCTGCGGCAGGATTTATGGTAGCTGTAATTATGATGGGATTTGCTCACGGTGGTTCTGCACTTGATCAGCAGATTACACCTTTGGTTCCTGTTTTGAAATCATACTGGCTGATTGTACACGTTGCGATCATCGTTTCGAGTTATGGTTTCTTTGCACTGTCTATGATTATTGCTGTAATTTCGTTGGTGTTTTACATCATTGCAGACAAAAAATTATTTAAATTTCATAATGATACAACATTAAAAGAACTGGCTATTGTTTCTGAAATGTCTTTAACGATCGGTCTTTTTACTTTAACAGTTGGAAACTTTCTTGGAGGAATCTGGGCGAATGAATCGTGGGGAAGATACTGGAGCTGGGATCCAAAAGAAACCTGGGCATTTATCTCAATTATGGTGTATGCATTCGTTTTACACATGAGATTAGTTCCGGGATTGAGAAGCAGATGGGCGGTTCACGTAGCAACAATGTTTGCATTCTGTTCAATGGTGATGACTTATTTTGGAGTAAATTATTACCTGAGCGGACTTCACTCTTATGCAGCAGGAGATCCGGTTCCTATTCCGATCTGGGTTTATCTCGGTTTGGCTACGATGCTTACGTTAGCTATTGTTTCATACATAAAATTTAAGGCACTGACCAAAAAATAG
- a CDS encoding IS1182 family transposase, whose translation MNFKHYNQNQLVLFPYSFEDLIPENHPVRIVNDILEKVNIDPLLKAYSKEGNPSYHPVMMLKVMVFAYMNNIYSSRKIEKALRENINFMWLSNMSIVDHNTVNRFRTHKLEAAFKNIFSQVVLLLAEEGLVSLKQVFVDGTKIEAQAGRYTFVWANSIKTNKEKMLRQLEELWKYAQSVAKEEDKDPEPPEFKEISKEKIRQTAENINAKLKGSGGKTDSDKKAKAKLNYIKNNFEKNLDKYEAQEAILAERNSYSKTDEDATFMRMKDDHMMNGQLKPAYNAQISTENQIIVNYTIHQQTNDINTLERHLENFEKLFGKKRMEELEELTADAGYGSEQNYELLEQNNITPFVKYNTFDKEQNAHYQAKHKTFSKENLHYNGEGDFYICPMGQKMEKTHESTRKTKTGYPQKLSHYQAKNCYGCPIRGVCHSSKENRSIERNHHLEDYKEKIRKLLNSEKGIKKRKQRSVEVEPVFAHLKHCNNFKRFTLKGLKKVELEFGLHALAHNLRKKVA comes from the coding sequence ATGAATTTTAAGCATTACAATCAAAATCAGTTGGTTTTGTTTCCTTATAGTTTTGAGGATTTGATTCCCGAAAATCATCCTGTTCGGATCGTTAATGATATTTTGGAGAAGGTAAACATTGACCCGCTCCTGAAAGCTTACAGTAAAGAAGGAAATCCCAGTTATCACCCTGTGATGATGCTCAAGGTGATGGTTTTTGCGTATATGAACAATATTTATTCATCGCGGAAAATCGAAAAAGCGCTTCGTGAAAACATCAACTTCATGTGGCTCTCCAACATGAGCATCGTGGATCACAATACCGTGAACCGTTTTCGAACCCATAAACTTGAAGCCGCCTTCAAAAATATTTTCTCCCAGGTGGTTTTGCTTTTGGCAGAAGAAGGTTTGGTGAGCCTGAAACAGGTGTTTGTAGACGGAACCAAAATTGAAGCACAGGCGGGTCGCTACACTTTTGTCTGGGCAAATTCCATCAAAACCAACAAAGAAAAAATGCTTCGTCAACTGGAAGAGCTCTGGAAATACGCTCAAAGTGTGGCAAAGGAAGAAGATAAAGACCCTGAACCGCCGGAGTTCAAAGAGATCAGCAAAGAAAAAATCCGGCAAACGGCAGAAAATATCAATGCCAAATTAAAAGGCAGCGGGGGTAAAACCGATTCCGACAAAAAAGCCAAAGCCAAACTGAATTACATTAAAAACAATTTTGAGAAAAACCTCGATAAATACGAAGCTCAGGAAGCTATTTTAGCAGAGCGGAATTCCTACAGCAAGACCGATGAAGATGCTACTTTCATGAGAATGAAGGACGATCACATGATGAATGGACAGCTCAAACCGGCTTATAATGCACAGATTTCCACAGAGAATCAAATCATCGTCAATTATACCATCCATCAGCAAACCAATGATATCAATACTTTGGAGCGTCATTTGGAAAATTTTGAGAAATTGTTTGGTAAAAAAAGAATGGAAGAGTTGGAAGAACTCACTGCCGATGCGGGGTACGGAAGCGAGCAGAACTACGAATTATTGGAACAGAACAATATTACACCATTTGTAAAATACAATACTTTCGACAAAGAGCAGAATGCCCATTATCAGGCGAAACACAAGACTTTCAGCAAAGAAAATCTGCATTACAACGGGGAAGGCGATTTTTATATCTGTCCGATGGGACAAAAGATGGAAAAAACGCACGAAAGCACGCGCAAAACCAAGACCGGTTATCCTCAAAAGCTCTCCCATTATCAGGCTAAAAACTGCTATGGATGCCCAATTAGAGGCGTTTGCCACAGTTCCAAAGAAAACCGAAGCATCGAACGGAACCATCATTTGGAAGATTACAAAGAGAAAATACGAAAGCTTTTAAACAGTGAAAAAGGCATTAAAAAAAGAAAACAACGCTCGGTTGAAGTAGAACCTGTGTTTGCACATCTCAAACATTGCAATAATTTTAAGCGGTTTACCCTCAAAGGTCTGAAAAAAGTAGAATTGGAGTTCGGTTTACACGCTTTAGCACACAATCTAAGAAAGAAAGTTGCCTAA
- the uvrA gene encoding excinuclease ABC subunit UvrA, which translates to MATTPDIDIKKQLFVKNAHLNNLKHIDVLIPKNKLIVITGVSGSGKSSLAFDTIYAEGQRRYVESLSSYARQFLGKLEKPKIDDIKGLAPSIAIQQKVISSNPRSTVGTSTEIYDYMKLLFARVGRTFSPVSGEEVKKDSVSDVIDYIKDAKKDTAFLLTAPLDFDSENFKETLNVLKLAGFTRLEINGNVAGIEDLESFGFTPEKDMVINLVIDRFSYEEDESFLQRLADSIQMAFYEGRGYCSLKNIESGTVKEFSNKFELDGIEFIEPNVHFFSFNNPFGACPTCEGYGKVIGIDEDLVIPNKALSLFEDAVASWKGESMSEWKKDFIKKAGDFPIHKPYHQLTKEQKNFLWKGDGKSTFPSLNNFFKMLEENLYKIQYRVMLSRYRGKTLCPTCEGLRLREETTWVKIDGHNIQSMIELPLDELFPLIAGLKLSDHDKEIAKRLLYEITTRIEFLLKVGLGYLTLNRTSNTLSGGESQRINLATSLGSSLVGSIYILDEPSIGLHSRDTENLIGVLKNLRDLGNTVIVVEHDEDVMKAADYIIDIGPEAGYLGGELVFAGDYKELKDADTLTSKYLTGRLEIAVPKKRRKAKEFIHIKGARQNNLKNINVDIPLENLVVITGVSGSGKSTLMKEILTTEVQIQLGMGGKKGDYDSVEFPLKMIKNIELIDQNPIGKSSRSNPVTYLKAYDDIRDLFAKQKMSKMMGYKPKHFSFNVDGGRCDECKGEGVINVSMQFMADIELECETCKGTRFKNEILEVKFDEKNISDILHMTVDESLEFFKENKEDKIVTKLTPLQEVGLGYLQLGQSSSTLSGGEAQRVKLASFLVKGVTTDKTLFIFDEPSTGLHFHDIQKLLKSLQALIDLGHSVIVIEHQPDIIKCADFIVDIGPDAGKHGGEVVFTGTPEDLAKNKKSHTAKYVAEKL; encoded by the coding sequence TTGATGATATAAAAGGTCTCGCACCTTCCATCGCTATTCAGCAGAAGGTAATTTCGTCGAATCCGAGGTCTACGGTGGGAACTTCTACCGAGATTTATGATTACATGAAGCTTCTTTTTGCAAGAGTCGGCAGAACATTTTCTCCGGTTTCGGGCGAAGAAGTGAAGAAAGATTCTGTTTCTGATGTGATTGATTATATTAAAGATGCCAAAAAAGACACAGCGTTTTTACTGACGGCACCTCTGGATTTTGATTCAGAAAATTTTAAAGAAACTTTAAATGTTTTAAAACTGGCTGGTTTCACAAGACTTGAAATCAACGGAAATGTCGCCGGAATTGAAGATTTGGAAAGTTTCGGATTTACTCCCGAAAAAGATATGGTTATTAACCTCGTGATTGACCGTTTTTCTTATGAAGAAGATGAGAGTTTTCTTCAGCGACTGGCAGATTCCATCCAAATGGCTTTTTATGAAGGACGGGGATACTGTTCTTTAAAAAATATTGAGTCCGGGACGGTAAAAGAGTTTTCAAATAAATTTGAGCTTGACGGAATTGAATTTATTGAGCCGAATGTTCATTTTTTCAGTTTCAATAATCCTTTTGGAGCTTGCCCGACCTGCGAAGGTTACGGAAAAGTAATTGGAATTGATGAAGATTTGGTGATTCCCAACAAAGCTTTGTCGCTTTTTGAAGATGCCGTGGCGTCGTGGAAAGGTGAATCAATGAGCGAATGGAAGAAAGATTTCATTAAGAAAGCCGGCGACTTCCCTATTCATAAGCCTTACCATCAGTTAACCAAGGAGCAGAAAAACTTCCTGTGGAAAGGTGATGGAAAAAGTACTTTCCCTTCTCTGAACAATTTCTTTAAAATGTTGGAAGAAAATCTGTACAAAATTCAATACAGAGTGATGCTTTCAAGATACCGCGGCAAAACACTTTGCCCTACCTGTGAAGGTTTGCGTCTGCGTGAGGAAACGACTTGGGTAAAAATTGACGGGCACAATATCCAGTCGATGATAGAGCTTCCTTTGGATGAACTTTTTCCTTTAATTGCAGGCTTAAAACTGTCTGATCACGATAAAGAAATTGCCAAAAGACTTTTGTACGAAATTACCACCAGAATTGAATTTTTACTGAAGGTTGGTCTGGGTTATTTAACTTTAAACAGAACATCCAACACCCTTTCCGGAGGGGAAAGTCAGAGAATTAATCTGGCGACAAGTTTAGGAAGTTCTTTGGTGGGATCGATTTATATTTTAGACGAACCGTCCATCGGGCTTCACTCCAGAGATACAGAAAATCTGATTGGCGTTCTGAAAAATCTTCGTGACCTCGGAAATACAGTAATCGTTGTAGAACATGATGAAGATGTAATGAAAGCGGCAGATTATATCATTGATATCGGTCCTGAAGCAGGATATTTAGGAGGTGAATTGGTTTTTGCGGGAGATTATAAAGAACTGAAAGATGCCGATACTTTAACTTCAAAATATCTTACAGGAAGACTTGAAATTGCAGTTCCGAAAAAGAGAAGAAAAGCGAAAGAATTTATTCATATCAAAGGTGCCAGACAGAATAATCTGAAGAATATTAATGTCGATATTCCACTTGAAAATCTTGTGGTGATCACGGGGGTTTCGGGTAGTGGAAAATCTACTTTAATGAAAGAAATTCTGACCACCGAAGTACAGATTCAGCTCGGAATGGGCGGTAAAAAAGGAGATTACGATTCGGTAGAATTTCCTTTGAAAATGATCAAAAATATTGAACTGATCGACCAAAATCCGATTGGGAAATCTTCAAGATCAAATCCTGTAACTTATCTGAAGGCTTATGACGACATCAGGGATCTTTTTGCCAAGCAGAAAATGTCTAAAATGATGGGTTACAAGCCAAAGCATTTCTCTTTCAACGTGGATGGCGGAAGGTGTGATGAATGTAAAGGCGAAGGCGTAATCAACGTTTCGATGCAGTTTATGGCTGATATCGAGCTGGAATGTGAAACCTGCAAAGGAACACGTTTCAAAAATGAAATTCTGGAAGTGAAATTTGATGAAAAAAATATTTCAGACATCCTTCACATGACCGTTGACGAGTCTCTCGAATTTTTTAAAGAAAATAAAGAAGATAAGATTGTTACGAAACTTACGCCGCTTCAGGAAGTTGGTTTGGGCTATCTACAGCTTGGGCAGAGCTCTTCAACCCTTTCCGGTGGCGAAGCACAGCGGGTGAAACTTGCGTCTTTCCTCGTAAAAGGTGTAACAACTGACAAAACGCTATTCATTTTTGATGAACCGTCTACCGGACTACATTTCCACGATATTCAAAAATTACTGAAGTCGCTACAGGCTTTGATTGATTTGGGACATTCTGTGATTGTTATTGAACATCAGCCTGACATTATCAAATGTGCGGATTTTATCGTAGACATTGGCCCAGATGCCGGAAAGCACGGTGGCGAAGTGGTTTTCACAGGAACGCCGGAAGATTTGGCAAAAAATAAGAAGTCGCATACTGCGAAGTATGTGGCGGAGAAGTTGTAG